A single genomic interval of uncultured Pseudodesulfovibrio sp. harbors:
- a CDS encoding 2-oxoacid:acceptor oxidoreductase family protein: MLSITCAGFGGQGVLTAGLLLAHVSMVSGKEITWVPSYGSEMRGGTASCRLRIGDETILNPFFSSMDTLIGMNQDSVDTFQDAITPGGVLISNSSMVKDTEFREDIRVIEVPATEIAGELKNPRGANIVMLGAAIAATGLVDTEEFADGIDAYFAKKGRNNPLNRECFLRGAQAATAA; this comes from the coding sequence ATGCTTAGTATTACATGTGCGGGCTTCGGCGGCCAAGGTGTGCTCACAGCCGGTCTGCTGCTGGCCCATGTCTCCATGGTTTCCGGCAAGGAAATAACATGGGTCCCGTCCTACGGTTCCGAAATGCGCGGCGGCACAGCAAGCTGCCGTTTGCGAATCGGCGATGAAACCATTCTGAACCCGTTCTTCAGTTCCATGGACACCCTCATCGGCATGAATCAGGATTCCGTGGACACCTTTCAGGATGCCATAACCCCCGGTGGAGTCCTGATTTCCAACTCCAGCATGGTCAAGGACACGGAATTCCGCGAAGACATCCGCGTCATCGAGGTCCCGGCCACTGAAATCGCCGGGGAACTCAAAAATCCCCGTGGCGCGAACATCGTCATGCTCGGCGCAGCCATCGCTGCCACCGGACTGGTGGATACTGAAGAATTCGCGGACGGCATCGACGCATACTTCGCCAAGAAAGGCCGCAACAACCCGCTCAACCGCGAATGCTTCTTGCGTGGCGCACAGGCCGCCACTGCCGCCTAG
- a CDS encoding thiamine pyrophosphate-dependent enzyme, whose protein sequence is MSEKRIPKLLVEPNKFCPGCGHGIINRVVAEVLEEMGLADQTVGSLAVGCACLMMDTFGTDWIQAPHGRAAAVAVGVKRVRPECCVFTYQGDGDSMAIGFSETMYAAIRNENITAILVNNGIFGMTGGQMAPTSLPGQRTTTSPKGRDAELTGQPLNMVNQMKQLPIGYLARGAVSSAKDINKLKKYIKSAIETQMNGGGYSMVEVLSPCPTNWKMNMETSISHIENTVKDIFPVGEFVKNGERIDA, encoded by the coding sequence ATGTCTGAAAAACGTATTCCCAAACTGCTCGTTGAACCGAACAAATTCTGTCCCGGCTGCGGACACGGTATCATCAACCGCGTTGTGGCTGAAGTGTTGGAAGAAATGGGATTGGCCGACCAAACCGTCGGTTCCCTGGCTGTAGGCTGCGCCTGTCTGATGATGGACACCTTCGGCACCGACTGGATTCAGGCCCCGCATGGTCGTGCGGCCGCCGTAGCCGTCGGCGTCAAGCGTGTCCGTCCCGAATGTTGTGTCTTCACCTATCAGGGCGACGGCGATTCCATGGCCATCGGTTTTTCCGAGACCATGTACGCCGCCATCCGCAACGAAAACATCACCGCGATCCTGGTGAACAACGGCATCTTCGGCATGACCGGCGGCCAGATGGCCCCGACATCCCTTCCCGGTCAGCGCACCACCACATCCCCCAAGGGGCGCGACGCCGAACTTACCGGACAGCCGCTGAACATGGTCAACCAGATGAAGCAGCTTCCCATCGGCTACCTTGCACGCGGTGCCGTCTCATCTGCCAAGGACATCAACAAGCTGAAAAAATACATCAAGTCCGCCATCGAAACGCAGATGAACGGCGGCGGGTATTCCATGGTGGAAGTGCTCTCTCCCTGTCCGACAAACTGGAAAATGAACATGGAAACGAGCATTTCGCACATCGAAAACACGGTGAAAGACATCTTCCCCGTGGGTGAATTCGTCAAAAATGGAGAGAGAATCGATGCTTAG
- the vorB gene encoding 3-methyl-2-oxobutanoate dehydrogenase subunit VorB, with amino-acid sequence MSRKLMKGNDALSEAAVRAGCRFFGGYPITPQSEILEYLSWRLPEVGGTFVQAESELSGVNMVYGAAAAGYRAMTSSSGPGYSLLQEGISYIASAELPAVFVNVQRYGSGLGDIFQAQSDYWQATRGGGHGDYRMLVFAPASAQESVDLIALAFDKADEYRNPTMILSDASIAQMMEPVTLPEMHEHDPNADWAVRGKQGGEFKRVTSTMYYIEDFDAYIKNKYDTMAENEQRWESVQVEDAELVLVAYGISSRICKEAVENARSQGIKLGLLRPITLWPFPVKGFADINPEVKAFLSVELSSLPKMEEDVKLACNMKAPVETFLGGANIPESSAIVERAVSILKEQR; translated from the coding sequence ATGTCCAGAAAACTCATGAAAGGCAACGACGCCCTTTCCGAAGCGGCAGTCCGCGCAGGATGCCGATTCTTCGGAGGCTACCCGATCACCCCTCAAAGCGAAATTCTGGAATACCTTTCCTGGCGCCTGCCTGAAGTGGGTGGAACTTTCGTTCAGGCCGAGTCCGAACTCTCCGGCGTCAACATGGTCTACGGTGCAGCCGCAGCAGGATACCGCGCCATGACCAGTTCCTCTGGCCCCGGCTACAGCCTCCTTCAGGAAGGAATCTCATACATCGCTTCTGCCGAACTTCCGGCAGTTTTCGTCAATGTCCAGCGATACGGTTCCGGCCTCGGCGATATTTTTCAGGCCCAGAGCGACTACTGGCAAGCAACCCGTGGGGGCGGTCATGGCGACTACCGCATGCTCGTCTTTGCCCCGGCCTCAGCTCAGGAAAGTGTGGACTTGATCGCCCTCGCCTTTGACAAGGCGGACGAATACCGCAATCCGACCATGATTCTTTCCGATGCGTCCATCGCCCAGATGATGGAGCCGGTCACCCTGCCAGAAATGCACGAACACGATCCCAATGCAGATTGGGCTGTGCGCGGCAAGCAAGGCGGCGAGTTCAAACGTGTCACCTCGACCATGTACTACATTGAGGACTTCGACGCCTACATCAAGAACAAATACGACACCATGGCCGAAAACGAGCAGCGCTGGGAATCCGTTCAGGTGGAAGACGCTGAACTCGTTCTCGTGGCCTACGGCATCAGCTCCCGCATATGCAAGGAAGCCGTGGAAAATGCACGCAGTCAGGGCATCAAGCTTGGCCTGCTGCGCCCCATTACTTTATGGCCGTTCCCGGTCAAAGGATTTGCCGATATCAACCCCGAGGTCAAAGCCTTCCTCTCCGTTGAGCTGAGTTCTCTTCCCAAAATGGAGGAAGACGTGAAGCTCGCCTGCAACATGAAGGCCCCCGTGGAAACCTTCCTCGGCGGCGCAAATATTCCGGAGTCCTCCGCCATCGTTGAACGAGCGGTCTCCATCCTCAAGGAACAGAGGTAG
- a CDS encoding 4Fe-4S binding protein encodes MAQSEKKNVCMTQNHDVCKGCGYCILQCPKDALSFSEKVNLKGYNIVELDQDKCIQCGICYTVCPDYVFERVEVS; translated from the coding sequence ATGGCCCAATCTGAAAAAAAGAACGTCTGCATGACGCAGAACCACGACGTATGCAAGGGATGCGGCTACTGCATCCTGCAATGCCCCAAGGACGCCCTGTCTTTCTCCGAAAAGGTCAACCTCAAGGGGTACAACATCGTCGAACTTGATCAGGACAAATGCATTCAGTGTGGAATCTGCTACACCGTCTGCCCAGACTACGTATTTGAACGAGTGGAGGTCAGCTAA
- a CDS encoding IclR family transcriptional regulator, with translation MKMNRTVHRATEILKLLAQSPEGMTLTEIGSELGLPKASTFDIVQTLRKTHFLREMNKRYAIGFMAYEVGGAYSKGKDLHAAAQPFLAKLADELNMAGSLVTYEKGTLNYVIEHRAIGSIVSPVASSGMDFVHASASGKSLIAFMPEDRQRKALSLLTFKRFTDRTILNALDFMEELESIRRQGYAVDDREFNDLMTCVSTPIFRQDHAVATLTLSGLQLDSLAVVGVAERMMDVSKIISEELGRDS, from the coding sequence ATGAAAATGAACAGAACTGTTCATCGGGCGACGGAAATATTGAAATTACTTGCTCAAAGCCCGGAAGGAATGACGCTTACGGAAATCGGTTCCGAATTGGGGTTGCCCAAGGCAAGTACGTTCGACATTGTGCAAACATTGCGTAAGACGCATTTTTTGCGGGAGATGAATAAGCGATATGCCATCGGTTTCATGGCGTATGAAGTGGGCGGTGCCTATTCCAAGGGGAAAGACCTGCATGCAGCCGCCCAACCGTTTCTTGCAAAGCTGGCAGATGAATTGAATATGGCCGGATCGCTTGTCACTTATGAAAAGGGTACATTGAATTATGTCATAGAGCATCGTGCCATCGGTTCGATTGTTTCGCCTGTAGCTTCAAGCGGCATGGATTTCGTTCACGCCTCGGCGTCCGGCAAATCGTTGATCGCGTTCATGCCGGAAGATCGTCAACGAAAGGCCCTTTCATTGCTTACCTTTAAACGGTTTACGGACAGGACTATACTCAATGCGCTCGATTTTATGGAAGAATTGGAATCGATCAGAAGACAGGGGTACGCGGTCGATGACAGGGAATTCAATGATTTGATGACCTGTGTATCCACGCCGATTTTCAGACAAGATCATGCGGTGGCGACGTTGACATTGTCCGGTCTCCAGTTGGATTCACTGGCTGTGGTCGGTGTGGCGGAGAGGATGATGGATGTTTCGAAAATAATCTCTGAGGAGTTGGGACGGGATTCGTAG
- a CDS encoding aldehyde ferredoxin oxidoreductase family protein has translation MTKEVYGNMGVILRVDLTTGSITREDASKYNKEWLGGRCLAHYLLFNEVDVAKTAPLSPDNKVYIGTGALGATTFPSSGRTHATYLSPMNYSGWGDSNCGGHFGPALKRCGYDMLVIGGKAKKPCYIYIEDDEVRIESAEDTWGKGTIDTQAELIHKHGEPAKLLCIGQAGENLVRYANVRTETTNSMGRCGMGAVFGSKNLKAVVAKGSKPVKLFKPKEFYKVTKQLRDELMDPKFGKVHGVTYELMSKWGTPGITNLIGTTGMVPIRNWQRCGIDPKFDRLVRLWNTDHGTRREACFACPVHCHAAYAVKDGKYPTRGGGPEYETTTALGHKCDITDDKAVLKLNAMCNDYGLDTVETGAMFSTLMELMERKIIDKEFVDGIDIQFGNGDACVELMPLIVFRQGCGDKMADGPWRVAKALGEKALQSVYHQKGMCATGVETRSTIGSMLQFAVSPRGSHHLNGLPTAEWVNIPPVAVKVAGYKEAGDVRSYHPQAKARLVQYYENMFFLSDSLGICKFNFGHLGYWHDRAEDLDHMYDLICKSIYYASGIKYTVDDLFRIFERSNQIERATIVMRGIRRKDDQPNWKCLHESCPGEHPVGPIPLPPIDSKKYNKILTAYYKQRGWDEDGVPKPQHLNKLGLGFVASKMQKAL, from the coding sequence ATGACCAAAGAAGTATACGGAAACATGGGTGTGATCCTGCGGGTGGATCTGACCACAGGGTCCATCACACGCGAGGATGCCTCGAAATACAACAAGGAATGGCTCGGCGGACGCTGCTTGGCCCACTACCTTCTCTTCAACGAAGTGGATGTGGCCAAGACAGCCCCCTTGTCCCCCGACAACAAAGTATACATCGGCACTGGCGCACTGGGCGCAACGACCTTTCCCAGCTCCGGGCGAACCCACGCCACCTACCTCTCTCCCATGAACTACTCGGGCTGGGGCGATTCCAACTGCGGCGGACATTTCGGTCCGGCCTTGAAACGGTGCGGCTACGATATGCTGGTCATCGGCGGAAAAGCCAAGAAGCCCTGCTATATCTACATAGAAGACGATGAAGTCCGTATCGAATCGGCAGAGGATACATGGGGCAAGGGAACCATCGACACCCAGGCCGAACTGATTCACAAACACGGCGAACCCGCCAAGTTGCTGTGCATCGGACAAGCCGGTGAAAACCTGGTCCGCTACGCCAACGTACGCACCGAAACCACAAACTCAATGGGCCGCTGTGGAATGGGTGCCGTTTTCGGCTCCAAAAACCTCAAGGCCGTCGTCGCCAAGGGGTCCAAACCAGTCAAACTGTTCAAACCCAAAGAATTCTACAAAGTCACCAAGCAATTGCGCGATGAACTGATGGACCCCAAATTCGGCAAGGTGCATGGCGTCACCTACGAACTCATGTCCAAATGGGGAACCCCCGGCATCACCAACCTGATTGGCACTACGGGCATGGTTCCCATTCGCAATTGGCAACGATGCGGCATTGATCCCAAATTCGACCGGCTTGTCCGCTTGTGGAACACGGACCACGGCACCCGCCGCGAAGCGTGTTTTGCCTGCCCGGTTCACTGCCACGCCGCTTATGCGGTCAAAGACGGCAAATATCCGACCCGGGGCGGCGGACCGGAATATGAAACCACTACGGCATTGGGACACAAATGCGACATTACCGATGACAAAGCGGTACTGAAGCTCAACGCCATGTGCAACGACTACGGGCTGGACACGGTGGAAACCGGTGCCATGTTCTCCACCCTGATGGAGCTGATGGAGCGCAAAATCATCGACAAGGAATTCGTGGACGGAATAGACATCCAATTCGGCAACGGCGACGCCTGTGTCGAATTGATGCCCCTGATCGTATTTCGCCAAGGGTGCGGCGACAAGATGGCCGACGGACCATGGCGCGTCGCCAAGGCGCTCGGAGAAAAGGCCTTGCAGTCCGTGTATCACCAAAAAGGCATGTGTGCGACCGGCGTCGAGACCCGGTCCACCATCGGTTCCATGCTTCAATTCGCGGTATCCCCGCGCGGCTCGCACCACCTCAACGGCCTGCCCACGGCGGAATGGGTCAACATCCCTCCCGTGGCTGTCAAAGTGGCCGGATACAAAGAGGCGGGGGATGTCCGATCATACCACCCGCAAGCCAAAGCCCGACTGGTGCAATACTATGAGAACATGTTCTTCCTCTCCGACAGCCTCGGCATATGCAAATTCAATTTCGGACACCTCGGCTACTGGCACGACAGGGCCGAAGACCTCGACCACATGTACGATCTCATTTGCAAGTCCATATACTATGCATCCGGCATCAAATACACCGTGGACGACCTGTTCCGGATATTTGAACGGTCCAACCAAATCGAACGGGCGACAATCGTCATGCGCGGCATCCGACGCAAGGACGATCAGCCCAACTGGAAATGCCTCCATGAATCCTGCCCCGGCGAACACCCCGTCGGTCCTATTCCGCTGCCGCCAATCGACAGTAAAAAATACAACAAAATCCTGACTGCTTATTACAAGCAACGCGGCTGGGACGAGGATGGCGTCCCGAAACCTCAGCACCTGAACAAGCTCGGACTCGGTTTCGTCGCTTCAAAAATGCAAAAGGCCCTGTAA
- a CDS encoding 4Fe-4S dicluster domain-containing protein encodes MSKTKKQTTSESAALSRRGFLKTALPAAGGLATGVAFLHSTGSMAFAERTKGCEIAEPKYELRFDPKLCAGCAYCEIACAQAHGGHADPLASRNRFTLKPVLGFTGLSALSANAPGWPQGLATATFAEFSENELCKQCISPECMDVCPENAIHVDKKTGARTVDTNKCVGCGTCEEACQFGMIKVNPHTGTAAKCDLCGGTPQCVAWCPTKAITFHKL; translated from the coding sequence ATGAGCAAAACAAAAAAACAAACCACTTCGGAAAGCGCAGCATTATCCCGTCGTGGTTTTCTTAAAACCGCGCTGCCTGCTGCCGGAGGACTGGCCACGGGAGTAGCCTTTCTCCACTCCACCGGCTCCATGGCGTTTGCAGAGCGCACAAAAGGGTGTGAAATAGCCGAGCCGAAATATGAACTCCGCTTCGACCCCAAGCTCTGCGCCGGTTGTGCCTATTGTGAAATAGCCTGTGCCCAGGCGCATGGCGGCCACGCCGACCCGCTGGCAAGCCGCAACAGGTTCACTCTCAAGCCGGTCCTCGGCTTCACGGGGCTCAGCGCCTTGTCCGCCAACGCTCCAGGCTGGCCCCAGGGATTGGCCACGGCCACCTTTGCCGAATTTTCGGAAAACGAACTCTGCAAGCAATGCATTTCACCTGAATGTATGGATGTTTGCCCTGAAAACGCCATTCATGTCGACAAAAAAACAGGTGCTAGGACGGTGGATACAAATAAATGTGTCGGTTGCGGCACATGCGAAGAAGCATGCCAGTTCGGCATGATCAAAGTGAATCCGCACACAGGAACTGCCGCCAAGTGCGACCTGTGCGGCGGCACCCCGCAATGCGTCGCATGGTGTCCCACCAAAGCCATCACCTTCCACAAGCTCTAA
- a CDS encoding sigma-54 dependent transcriptional regulator gives MPVPHLVLIVDDEPATADSFELTLTSGGISNIIRCHDSRKAMNILAREPVDVVLLDLVMPHITGEELLEQIKASHSDVEALIITGIDTVDSAVNCMRLGAFDYLVKPVDENRLTSAVSRALEMRRLKRENTSLHNSFLSDALDHPEAFSHMVAQDPRMLRVFKYAEAVATSGQPVLITGESGTGKELIARALHALSAKDKPFVPVNVAGLDDTVFSDTLFGHLKGAFTGAQGARAGLVEQAAHGCLFLDEIGDLSPASQVKLLRLIQEREYLPLGADMPKPAEARVIAATHCDLEAASKNGLFRADLFYRLCIHHIRIPPLQERTDDIPLLIRHFVHKAAKALKREPLSVSPRLQARLAGYPFPGNVRELESMIFDAVSKCSGTTLTVNAFRERLNVGDALTRTNGFSNETMPFPDQLPTLAQMSDLLVEEAMRRSNGTQTVAARMLGISQPALSKRLKRMALESELPGAQT, from the coding sequence ATGCCCGTCCCACACCTCGTACTTATTGTTGACGATGAACCCGCCACCGCGGACAGTTTTGAACTGACCCTGACGTCCGGCGGAATATCAAACATCATCCGCTGCCACGACAGCCGCAAAGCCATGAATATTCTGGCACGGGAACCGGTGGACGTCGTTCTGCTCGATCTGGTCATGCCGCATATTACCGGGGAAGAACTACTGGAACAGATCAAGGCTTCCCATTCCGACGTGGAAGCACTGATCATCACCGGCATTGACACCGTGGACTCCGCCGTGAACTGCATGCGGCTGGGAGCGTTCGACTATCTGGTAAAACCTGTGGATGAAAACAGGCTGACGTCCGCAGTCTCGCGCGCCTTGGAAATGCGGCGCCTCAAACGGGAAAACACCAGCCTGCACAACAGCTTCCTTTCCGATGCGCTGGATCATCCCGAAGCGTTTTCCCATATGGTGGCGCAAGACCCGCGCATGCTGCGGGTGTTCAAATACGCCGAGGCCGTGGCCACATCCGGCCAACCCGTCCTGATCACGGGAGAATCCGGCACCGGCAAGGAATTAATCGCGCGCGCCCTGCATGCGCTGTCCGCGAAAGACAAGCCCTTTGTACCGGTCAACGTGGCCGGACTGGATGACACGGTCTTCAGCGACACACTGTTCGGCCACCTCAAAGGGGCTTTCACCGGAGCGCAGGGAGCGCGGGCCGGACTGGTGGAACAAGCGGCCCACGGATGTCTCTTCCTCGACGAAATCGGCGATCTGTCCCCGGCCTCGCAGGTCAAGCTGCTCCGGCTTATTCAGGAACGAGAATATCTGCCCCTTGGGGCCGACATGCCCAAACCGGCTGAGGCCAGAGTCATCGCTGCCACCCACTGCGATCTGGAAGCCGCAAGCAAAAACGGCCTGTTCCGTGCTGACCTTTTTTACCGGCTGTGCATACACCACATCCGGATTCCTCCCCTACAGGAACGCACGGACGATATCCCCCTGCTTATCCGGCACTTCGTCCACAAAGCGGCCAAAGCGCTCAAGCGGGAACCGCTCTCGGTATCACCACGCCTTCAGGCCCGACTGGCAGGATATCCATTTCCGGGAAATGTGCGCGAGTTGGAATCCATGATATTCGACGCCGTCAGCAAATGCAGCGGGACCACCTTGACGGTCAACGCATTCCGGGAACGGTTGAACGTGGGCGATGCCCTGACGCGGACAAACGGATTCTCCAACGAGACCATGCCGTTTCCCGATCAACTCCCGACGTTGGCGCAAATGTCCGACCTGCTGGTGGAGGAAGCCATGCGCCGTTCCAACGGCACGCAAACCGTCGCCGCCCGAATGTTGGGCATATCCCAACCCGCGTTGTCCAAACGACTCAAACGCATGGCCCTTGAATCCGAACTTCCCGGTGCCCAGACATAA
- a CDS encoding PAS domain S-box protein produces MGTAVETASHEEVVKSQQTRIAELESELDTYKGVLNAMSDGVLILQDTFFDCNNSACRIWKADKGQILGHSPAEFAPPTQPNGRNSRIMAQEKIKAASKGTPQHFFWKDRRGDGTLIDTEVFLKAVTINDEKYVVATIRDITDNLVREQKSQLLFDRMEKIIEARTEELKSSENALQDERSYRTKVEEDLERADNELNQVFETSTEGLIVTDNKKNILKINRAFSELSGHEFKDIKNKKCFEVFPCRGCKQPGCMAVSKMMGSDSADYETDCLDASGQRVACSLTATKLKDSEGTPIGMVVGYRNITDYRQWVEALRYSEALHRITLTSISDAVFITDDNGHFVYISPSVETVFGYTEMEVQWFDNISALLGDDFFDQKALDAQREIRNLELSVRDKRGRQHELMVNVKKVSIQNGTLLITCRDITEKREAEHEAQLKHEQLVQAGKMVSLGILVSGVAHEVNNPNNYIMLNSQLLSRMWSGVSPILERYYGENGDFNLAGLKYSHARERVPQLFKNVLDGSERIKHIVKDLKDYARSDSTDMDQPVYLNSVLKHSLNLLTNQIRKSTDHFEVRYDHDRPVVRGNFQRIEQVIINLVQNSCEALPDKTCSIILTTRSNKETDTAEFIVDDEGVGISKADLPHLTDPFFTTKRDIGGTGLGLSVSHKIVREHDGSLDFQSHPGKGTRAILSLPAMAHSS; encoded by the coding sequence ATGGGTACGGCAGTCGAAACAGCATCACACGAAGAAGTCGTCAAATCCCAGCAGACAAGAATTGCGGAGCTGGAGTCCGAGTTGGACACTTACAAAGGCGTGCTCAACGCCATGTCCGACGGGGTGTTGATACTGCAAGACACGTTCTTCGACTGCAACAACAGCGCATGCCGCATCTGGAAAGCGGACAAAGGCCAGATACTGGGACACTCTCCAGCGGAATTCGCTCCGCCCACACAGCCCAACGGACGGAATTCGAGAATTATGGCCCAGGAAAAAATCAAGGCCGCGTCCAAAGGCACTCCTCAACACTTTTTCTGGAAGGACAGGCGGGGCGACGGCACCCTCATCGACACGGAAGTCTTTTTGAAAGCCGTGACCATCAACGACGAGAAGTATGTGGTCGCCACCATACGCGACATAACCGACAATCTGGTCCGCGAACAAAAAAGCCAATTGCTTTTTGATCGTATGGAAAAAATCATAGAGGCGCGGACGGAAGAACTGAAATCCTCTGAAAACGCCCTTCAGGATGAACGATCCTACCGGACAAAGGTCGAGGAAGACCTCGAACGGGCGGACAACGAATTGAATCAGGTGTTTGAGACTTCTACCGAAGGGCTTATCGTTACCGACAACAAGAAAAACATTCTCAAGATCAACCGCGCATTTTCCGAACTCTCCGGGCACGAATTCAAAGACATCAAAAACAAGAAATGTTTCGAAGTGTTTCCTTGCCGGGGGTGCAAACAGCCAGGTTGCATGGCCGTTTCAAAAATGATGGGAAGCGACAGCGCCGATTATGAAACGGACTGCCTCGACGCCTCGGGCCAACGTGTGGCCTGTTCGCTCACCGCGACAAAGCTCAAGGATTCCGAAGGCACCCCCATCGGCATGGTTGTCGGCTACCGCAACATCACCGACTACCGGCAGTGGGTGGAAGCTCTCCGATACTCCGAAGCCCTGCACCGCATCACGCTCACCAGCATCTCCGATGCCGTGTTCATCACCGACGACAACGGCCATTTCGTCTATATCAGCCCCAGTGTGGAAACCGTCTTCGGATATACTGAAATGGAAGTGCAATGGTTCGACAACATTTCCGCCCTGCTCGGCGACGACTTCTTCGACCAAAAAGCTCTGGACGCCCAAAGGGAGATCCGCAACCTCGAACTCTCGGTGCGGGACAAGCGGGGCCGTCAACACGAATTGATGGTCAACGTCAAGAAAGTGAGCATCCAAAACGGCACCCTGCTTATAACCTGCCGCGACATCACGGAAAAACGCGAAGCCGAGCACGAGGCCCAGCTCAAGCACGAACAACTGGTGCAGGCCGGAAAGATGGTCAGTCTGGGGATTCTCGTCTCCGGGGTGGCCCACGAAGTCAACAACCCCAACAACTATATAATGCTCAACAGCCAATTGCTCTCGCGCATGTGGAGCGGCGTGTCACCGATTCTGGAGCGCTACTACGGTGAAAACGGGGATTTCAACCTCGCGGGACTGAAATACAGCCACGCCCGGGAAAGGGTGCCGCAACTCTTCAAAAACGTTCTGGACGGTTCCGAACGGATCAAACACATCGTCAAAGACCTCAAGGATTACGCCCGAAGCGATTCCACGGACATGGACCAGCCCGTCTATCTCAATTCGGTACTCAAACATTCCCTGAACCTGCTCACCAACCAGATCAGGAAATCAACGGATCATTTCGAAGTCCGCTACGACCACGACCGGCCCGTTGTTCGGGGCAATTTCCAAAGGATAGAACAAGTCATCATCAACCTTGTTCAGAACTCCTGCGAAGCCCTGCCCGACAAAACATGCTCCATAATCCTGACCACCCGGTCCAACAAAGAGACAGATACCGCCGAATTCATCGTGGACGATGAAGGCGTCGGCATCTCCAAGGCCGATCTTCCCCACCTGACCGATCCTTTTTTTACGACAAAACGGGATATCGGCGGCACCGGACTCGGCCTGTCCGTCTCCCACAAGATCGTGCGCGAACACGACGGTTCACTGGACTTTCAGTCACACCCCGGCAAAGGAACCCGTGCAATACTCTCCCTGCCAGCCATGGCCCACTCTAGCTGA
- a CDS encoding glyceraldehyde 3-phosphate dehydrogenase NAD-binding domain-containing protein yields the protein MATRIAINGFGRIGRYLTRLLAHDNSLELVAVNDIMPMDEAVHLLKYDSVHGQFAGVTSHDSNNFSVGDSVVRYSQHSPEEWDWDSLDIDIVVESTGVFTERHFAERHLQCGAKRVVIAAPADDADITVVMGVNDANIRTDHTIISNASCTTNCLALPIQHVEREFGIVHGNMTTVHPYTLRQRILDGSHPDLRRARACAMNIVPTPVGAHKTVEKVLPELKNKLFGTALRVPTASVALIDLVCELKTPTTTQEVRSILRKAADEHMAYCTEPLVSSDFTGSRYGSVVDEEMTVVTDGTMLRLLAWYDNEASFTNQLLRLLVKLRNQAT from the coding sequence ATGGCTACACGCATTGCAATCAATGGTTTTGGAAGAATCGGCCGCTATCTGACCCGCCTCCTCGCTCACGACAACTCCCTTGAGTTGGTAGCGGTCAACGACATCATGCCCATGGACGAGGCGGTCCATCTGCTGAAATACGATTCGGTCCACGGGCAGTTCGCAGGGGTAACATCCCACGATTCAAACAACTTTTCAGTGGGAGATTCCGTTGTCCGCTACTCGCAGCATTCCCCGGAAGAGTGGGACTGGGATTCGCTCGACATCGACATCGTGGTCGAGTCCACCGGCGTGTTCACGGAAAGACATTTTGCCGAACGCCACCTTCAGTGCGGAGCCAAACGCGTCGTCATTGCCGCTCCTGCCGACGACGCGGATATTACGGTGGTCATGGGAGTCAACGACGCCAACATCAGAACAGACCACACGATTATCTCCAATGCGTCCTGCACAACCAACTGCCTCGCTCTTCCGATCCAACACGTTGAGAGGGAGTTCGGCATCGTCCACGGGAACATGACCACGGTTCACCCCTACACGTTGCGCCAACGCATTCTGGACGGGAGTCATCCCGACCTCCGTCGGGCACGGGCATGTGCGATGAACATCGTCCCAACGCCCGTCGGAGCCCACAAAACGGTCGAAAAAGTTCTCCCTGAACTGAAAAACAAGCTGTTTGGAACGGCCCTTCGCGTTCCCACGGCCAGCGTGGCGCTCATCGACCTCGTCTGTGAATTGAAAACACCGACAACGACGCAAGAAGTCCGGTCCATACTCCGCAAGGCAGCCGACGAACACATGGCCTACTGCACGGAGCCCCTCGTATCGTCGGACTTCACAGGCTCCAGGTACGGTTCCGTTGTGGACGAAGAAATGACGGTCGTTACAGATGGCACAATGCTGCGCCTACTGGCATGGTACGACAACGAAGCGAGCTTCACTAACCAACTTCTCCGCCTGCTGGTTAAGCTACGAAATCAAGCGACGTAA